One genomic region from Deltaproteobacteria bacterium encodes:
- a CDS encoding SpoIIE family protein phosphatase gives MSDTNLNLDSQQFTDRVLVISNNPLILSQINTALQKKSYECQNAENLKEASKFATQRIYDLVIIELNEREENCYELLAQVQAESNIKRLPIILLAKQNPLLLEALKAQSSLNIHLISLPLSITDLLVKVTTQMRIRKTSTKHSKLGIEVTAENTELRELTNRFRRELREAQVIQQSLLPKSLPLSPLVRFAAKYVPLDAVGGDFYDIWKLGESLFAILIADVSGHGLSAAFVAAMTKMALSYTDASEPHEILFEMNSGLTKHMPEGRFVTAIAAIYNSENACLQIARAGHPEPIIWRAKECKAGRVNAEGLPLGLLSDSTYSLYETKLEKGDKLLLFTDGLTETSDMSGAMLGLSGIENFLSTNPQDCDVVKLLDRIYNFQKEFSGGRIIKDDITIIGLERLK, from the coding sequence ATGTCTGACACTAATCTCAATCTAGATTCCCAACAATTTACCGATCGGGTTTTAGTTATAAGCAATAACCCTTTGATTCTTTCTCAAATCAACACAGCTCTACAGAAGAAGTCTTATGAATGCCAAAACGCTGAGAACCTGAAAGAGGCATCGAAATTTGCAACTCAACGCATTTACGATCTCGTAATAATAGAGCTTAACGAACGCGAAGAAAATTGTTATGAGCTATTAGCGCAAGTTCAAGCAGAGTCTAATATTAAGCGCCTACCCATAATTCTCCTAGCCAAACAAAATCCCTTGCTATTAGAGGCCTTAAAAGCTCAGTCCTCGCTAAATATCCACTTAATCAGCCTTCCTCTAAGCATTACCGATCTATTGGTGAAAGTAACGACGCAGATGCGAATCAGGAAGACTTCCACTAAACATTCGAAACTTGGCATCGAGGTTACGGCTGAAAATACTGAACTGAGGGAACTAACCAATCGATTTCGGCGAGAGCTTAGGGAAGCTCAAGTTATTCAGCAGTCACTCTTGCCCAAATCCCTTCCCCTAAGTCCACTAGTAAGGTTTGCCGCAAAATATGTTCCCCTGGACGCCGTAGGAGGAGATTTTTACGATATCTGGAAATTAGGCGAATCCCTTTTTGCAATTCTCATAGCTGACGTTTCTGGTCACGGCTTGTCTGCGGCTTTCGTAGCTGCCATGACCAAAATGGCTCTCTCTTATACTGATGCAAGTGAGCCGCACGAGATACTTTTTGAGATGAATAGTGGGCTAACCAAGCACATGCCGGAGGGTAGGTTCGTTACTGCAATTGCTGCTATATATAACTCAGAAAACGCTTGTTTGCAGATTGCCAGAGCGGGGCATCCGGAGCCTATTATTTGGCGGGCTAAAGAATGCAAGGCTGGACGAGTTAATGCAGAAGGACTACCGCTTGGGCTACTTAGCGACAGCACATACTCGCTATACGAAACGAAGCTGGAAAAAGGTGATAAATTGCTGCTATTTACAGATGGCTTAACGGAAACCTCCGACATGAGCGGGGCGATGTTAGGACTGAGCGGCATAGAGAATTTTCTTTCCACGAACCCGCAGGACTGTGACGTCGTTAAGCTTTTAGATAGGATATACAATTTTCAGAAAGAATTCTCTGGTGGACGCATCATAAAGGATGACATTACTATCATTGGCTTAGAGAGGCTTAAGTAG
- the epsI gene encoding EpsI family protein: MSLALSSKGIILATILLAGAFFAVRLLPTAQEQRKLPDIHLEKLPMNLGGWIGKDADPLGIRAIDTLKFDSHLRRVYVNDQNQTIFLYIAYWKTQTGDYQAAKHSPLICLPANGWITHDAHLHNPASLGGLTVNALVGQSQAQSVLFNYWFRSRTKNYTQEWLAILMAAKDKIFSGRNDGAIIEVSSILPNSSTLSAKHIKASQQNIDAFLAVLHPELEKIWKGNAT, encoded by the coding sequence ATGTCGCTAGCATTATCTAGTAAAGGAATTATCCTTGCCACTATTCTTCTCGCTGGCGCTTTTTTTGCTGTGCGCTTATTGCCAACCGCACAGGAGCAACGCAAACTTCCCGATATACATTTGGAAAAACTACCGATGAATCTAGGCGGCTGGATCGGGAAAGACGCAGATCCTCTGGGTATTCGCGCGATCGATACTCTTAAATTCGACAGCCATCTTCGGCGTGTTTATGTTAACGATCAGAATCAAACAATCTTCCTGTACATCGCCTACTGGAAGACACAAACGGGCGATTATCAAGCGGCAAAACATTCTCCCCTCATTTGCCTTCCTGCAAATGGATGGATCACGCACGACGCTCATCTGCACAATCCAGCCTCCCTAGGAGGGCTGACGGTAAACGCGCTTGTTGGCCAAAGCCAAGCGCAGTCTGTGCTCTTTAACTATTGGTTTAGGAGCAGAACAAAAAATTACACCCAAGAATGGCTTGCCATTTTAATGGCCGCAAAGGATAAAATCTTTAGTGGAAGAAACGATGGCGCGATAATAGAGGTTAGCAGCATTTTGCCAAACAGCAGCACTCTGTCAGCAAAACACATAAAAGCCTCCCAACAAAACATCGACGCCTTTCTCGCAGTTCTGCACCCTGAACTCGAGAAAATATGGAAGGGGAACGCTACCTGA
- a CDS encoding response regulator — MSTLESVEGPSILVIDDDRQFREKIVSILAKHSKSAMPFESGQHVLRFIKDQPWSWTPQVVITDIAMDGMGGYQLMKAIAQLYPKKSIPMIVVSKLTHPDYRHEANAAGASAFLGKPVRVSELLKTIEKVTTVETATLNITDEEKL; from the coding sequence ATGTCTACTTTGGAATCGGTCGAGGGGCCTAGTATTTTAGTCATAGACGACGATAGACAATTTCGCGAAAAGATAGTGTCCATTCTTGCAAAGCATAGCAAAAGTGCCATGCCTTTTGAGAGCGGACAGCACGTTTTGCGCTTCATCAAGGATCAGCCCTGGAGCTGGACTCCGCAAGTGGTTATAACAGACATAGCTATGGACGGCATGGGTGGCTATCAACTAATGAAGGCCATTGCTCAGCTCTATCCAAAGAAATCCATTCCAATGATAGTCGTCTCCAAACTCACGCACCCTGATTACCGCCATGAAGCTAACGCTGCTGGCGCAAGCGCCTTCTTGGGCAAACCGGTTCGCGTCAGCGAGCTCTTAAAGACAATTGAAAAAGTTACAACCGTTGAAACCGCTACACTAAACATCACCGACGAAGAGAAATTATAA
- a CDS encoding single-stranded DNA-binding protein, with protein MGLNRVFLLGNLGADPELRYTGSQMPVCTLNVATGEKRKSPEGEWVDHTEWHSVVVWGKQAENCSQYLAKGRQVFVEGRIQTKKWQDQEGRDRYKTEVIASNIQFVGGRGEAPANQGFSRNIEKQSPGFGDVDFGGSPTASSSKEMHSVSFDDDDIPF; from the coding sequence ATGGGATTAAATAGGGTTTTTTTATTGGGAAACCTCGGAGCGGATCCAGAGCTCCGCTACACTGGTTCACAGATGCCGGTTTGCACACTCAATGTTGCAACTGGCGAAAAGCGGAAATCTCCGGAAGGAGAGTGGGTAGATCACACTGAGTGGCATTCTGTGGTCGTATGGGGGAAACAGGCCGAAAACTGTAGCCAGTATCTTGCTAAGGGCAGACAGGTATTCGTGGAGGGCCGCATACAGACAAAAAAATGGCAAGATCAGGAAGGGCGAGATCGCTATAAGACCGAAGTCATCGCCAGCAACATTCAGTTTGTAGGCGGGCGCGGCGAAGCCCCCGCAAACCAGGGATTCTCGCGGAACATCGAAAAGCAATCTCCAGGTTTTGGCGATGTTGATTTTGGTGGCTCGCCTACTGCGTCAAGTTCAAAGGAAATGCATTCTGTCTCCTTCGACGACGACGACATTCCTTTCTAA
- a CDS encoding TraB/GumN family protein — translation MSNPNEHDTCVHELYVNCRRFFLVGTAHVSKSSVDLVERVIREQRPTAVAIELCNSRYSAIIDPESWRHADIFNIIKSGKAYVLMAQLALASFQKKLGERLNSKPGDEMRKAIEVANETGANLVLADRDVKITLKRAWSKASLWAIFKICFSMLASFFSDEELSEEDIEKLKQTDALENAIAEFSSHLPGVKEALIDERDLYLANKIFNAPGDKVVAVLGAGHIPGIKKALGSHIDIEPLEVIPPPRLSFKLFTWSIPTILIGLVAYGFFHAGAQVSAQMVITWCLATGVLAAIGALVALAHPLTIASAFFAAPLTTLHPVIAAGWVCGLVEAVVRKPRVIDLENLADSITSVRKLWSNRVSRILLVVIFANLGASIGTFVAFGSIWSLL, via the coding sequence ATGAGTAATCCAAACGAACATGACACTTGTGTCCACGAGCTTTACGTAAACTGCCGACGATTTTTTTTAGTTGGCACGGCGCATGTTAGCAAGAGCAGTGTAGATTTAGTCGAACGAGTAATACGAGAACAGCGCCCCACCGCCGTTGCGATCGAGCTTTGCAATTCGCGTTATTCGGCAATAATAGACCCAGAAAGTTGGCGGCATGCCGATATCTTTAACATTATCAAGTCTGGGAAAGCCTATGTACTAATGGCGCAACTTGCGCTGGCGAGTTTTCAGAAGAAACTGGGCGAGCGCCTGAACTCTAAACCAGGCGATGAGATGCGCAAGGCAATCGAGGTTGCCAATGAAACCGGAGCCAACCTAGTCCTTGCCGACCGAGATGTAAAAATCACTTTAAAGCGCGCTTGGTCGAAAGCCAGTCTGTGGGCAATATTTAAGATTTGCTTCTCCATGCTAGCGTCTTTTTTCTCAGATGAAGAGCTTTCCGAAGAAGACATCGAGAAGTTAAAACAAACAGACGCATTAGAGAACGCAATTGCCGAATTTTCCTCTCACCTACCGGGAGTTAAGGAAGCTCTCATAGACGAGCGCGATTTGTATCTGGCCAATAAGATTTTCAACGCTCCTGGAGACAAAGTAGTAGCGGTGTTGGGCGCTGGCCATATTCCTGGCATTAAAAAGGCGCTTGGCTCACATATTGACATAGAGCCGCTAGAAGTTATTCCACCGCCGAGATTAAGCTTTAAACTGTTTACGTGGAGCATACCGACAATATTGATTGGGTTAGTTGCCTATGGATTCTTTCATGCGGGCGCGCAGGTAAGTGCGCAAATGGTTATTACCTGGTGTTTAGCTACTGGAGTTCTTGCCGCCATTGGAGCGCTCGTAGCTCTTGCACATCCATTAACAATCGCCTCCGCTTTTTTTGCAGCACCACTAACTACGCTACACCCTGTAATTGCAGCAGGTTGGGTTTGCGGACTAGTCGAAGCAGTTGTGAGGAAGCCAAGAGTAATAGATCTAGAAAACCTTGCCGATTCAATAACCTCTGTTAGAAAGCTGTGGAGCAACAGAGTCAGTCGTATATTACTTGTTGTCATATTTGCTAATCTAGGTGCAAGCATTGGCACCTTTGTTGCGTTTGGCTCAATATGGTCGCTACTTTAG
- a CDS encoding metallophosphoesterase family protein, with translation MKIVAFVDCHGHTENYKKVFHAIESADLVLLGGDLTNFGKEREARRVVEPIQERAKRVLAVSGNCDHREVDEYLSEIGINLHGRAAVVDNLLFVGLGGSLPCPGTTPNEYTEEQIESTLSAAVSGVDLNRPLILLSHQPPFNTAIDRIHDGRHVGSQAVRAFVAKHNPLLCISGHIHEAHGVDTVGNTKLVNPAPFMMHSYVFCEVTDSVHVLEMRQVK, from the coding sequence ATGAAAATAGTCGCTTTTGTGGACTGCCATGGACATACGGAAAACTATAAAAAAGTATTTCATGCTATTGAAAGTGCAGACCTGGTTTTGTTAGGAGGCGATCTCACTAATTTTGGCAAAGAGCGCGAGGCTAGGAGAGTTGTTGAGCCAATACAGGAACGTGCAAAGAGGGTGCTTGCCGTAAGCGGGAATTGCGATCATCGAGAGGTCGACGAGTATTTGAGCGAGATCGGCATAAATCTTCATGGGCGCGCGGCAGTAGTAGACAACTTGCTATTTGTTGGTTTAGGAGGTTCCTTGCCTTGCCCCGGCACTACTCCTAACGAGTATACTGAGGAGCAAATTGAGAGTACCCTTTCTGCCGCCGTTAGCGGCGTAGATTTAAACCGTCCCTTGATCTTGCTTTCGCATCAGCCACCGTTTAACACTGCAATCGATCGCATACATGATGGTAGACATGTGGGGAGTCAGGCCGTTAGAGCTTTTGTTGCCAAACATAATCCCTTGCTTTGTATTTCTGGACATATTCACGAAGCTCACGGTGTCGATACCGTTGGAAACACAAAACTTGTGAACCCAGCGCCTTTTATGATGCATTCGTATGTTTTCTGCGAAGTGACAGATAGCGTGCACGTGCTTGAAATGCGTCAAGTTAAGTAG
- the plsX gene encoding phosphate acyltransferase PlsX has translation MRTNGNLPAYRSELPVAVDAMGGDAGFEVQVEGAIAAYKEFGSRSILVGPEEQLRAKLGSLGASHLPIGVRHAADTIGMEESPTRAVVRKPNSSLCEAYRLVEAGEASSIISTGNSGAMMAAGIMICGTMPAIKRPAIATLMPVAGDSLPNVVLDVGANVECQAHNLVQFATMGAIYFNCLFDVEKPPVALLSNGTEDTKGTDAMRAAAMVLSRLENINYIGYVEGRDIPRDRAKVIVCDGLVGNIVLKAMEGAVRLIFDQIMYEGKKGLLRKVGLGLSRGTFHDVFLGQFDYSSHGGAPLLGLKKVAIVLHGASGSRAVKNAIRVADNFVVSGMIEKIAKEIGQLEDSQLQPFDNIFSGVMADGEGFSGAAKRAKVTTRLEEELPTEKDKGEESESSQKMTSGTEDAELKIG, from the coding sequence ATGAGGACAAACGGTAATTTGCCAGCCTATCGATCCGAGCTACCAGTTGCGGTCGATGCTATGGGTGGCGATGCGGGCTTTGAAGTTCAAGTTGAGGGAGCAATAGCGGCTTACAAAGAGTTTGGTTCTCGTTCAATACTAGTTGGGCCGGAGGAACAGCTAAGAGCAAAGCTTGGCAGCTTGGGTGCTAGTCACTTGCCTATAGGCGTGCGACACGCAGCAGATACTATAGGCATGGAAGAGTCGCCTACTCGGGCAGTGGTGAGAAAACCAAACTCGTCTCTTTGTGAGGCTTACAGGCTAGTCGAAGCGGGCGAAGCTTCCTCGATTATTAGTACCGGAAACTCCGGTGCGATGATGGCTGCGGGAATTATGATCTGTGGCACTATGCCGGCAATTAAGCGACCGGCCATTGCTACGCTAATGCCGGTTGCAGGGGACAGTCTTCCGAATGTCGTCTTGGATGTTGGTGCAAATGTAGAGTGCCAGGCGCATAATTTGGTTCAGTTTGCTACGATGGGGGCGATTTATTTTAATTGCCTCTTTGACGTCGAGAAGCCGCCTGTTGCGCTGCTTTCAAACGGGACAGAAGACACGAAGGGAACCGATGCAATGCGCGCCGCGGCAATGGTTCTCTCCAGGCTCGAAAATATCAACTATATAGGCTACGTCGAGGGGCGCGATATACCTAGAGATAGAGCTAAAGTTATTGTTTGCGATGGTTTGGTAGGCAATATAGTTCTAAAGGCTATGGAGGGAGCGGTTAGGCTTATATTTGATCAAATCATGTACGAGGGAAAGAAGGGGCTACTTAGGAAAGTTGGCTTAGGTCTCTCTCGTGGCACTTTCCACGATGTGTTTTTGGGGCAATTCGATTATTCCTCTCACGGTGGTGCTCCGCTCTTAGGACTAAAGAAAGTTGCTATTGTATTGCATGGTGCTTCCGGAAGTAGGGCTGTGAAAAATGCTATTAGAGTTGCGGATAACTTCGTGGTGTCGGGCATGATAGAAAAAATTGCAAAGGAGATAGGCCAACTCGAGGACAGTCAGTTGCAGCCGTTTGATAACATTTTTAGCGGCGTCATGGCGGATGGCGAAGGTTTTTCTGGAGCAGCTAAGAGGGCTAAAGTTACAACTAGATTGGAAGAAGAATTGCCCACCGAGAAAGATAAGGGCGAGGAGTCAGAATCGTCGCAAAAGATGACAAGTGGGACAGAAGACGCGGAGTTAAAGATTGGATAA
- a CDS encoding pilus assembly protein PilP has protein sequence MAHRRKRKKSPALGLLSLLLIIASIAAMGYYKFRAKPLDARQVVEEVVQAAKASKKLSPTEEALLRVQIAVTDFAARNSTPPNSLFDLVPAYFDKVPDNPETKKPFIYERNGADYMLRASDEPVQLALTSEDGEGQEQQTASIVANDATSAAAQGMDDFVNPNTLEEEDFVYDPSKLRDPFVPFDFSPKANADESLTPLERYSLDQLRLTAVISDSQGRLSAIVEDSTGRGYTVGNSTKIGDSGGVIVSVEKDHLKILQTKVDFTGNETQEVIEMKIATSTGSDEKDKSKQNARRGNAARRAK, from the coding sequence ATGGCACACAGAAGGAAGCGAAAAAAATCTCCCGCTCTAGGACTGCTCTCTTTATTATTGATAATCGCGTCGATTGCGGCGATGGGTTATTACAAATTTAGGGCGAAGCCGCTGGACGCGAGGCAGGTTGTTGAAGAGGTAGTGCAGGCCGCGAAGGCGAGCAAGAAGCTTTCTCCAACGGAAGAAGCTTTATTGCGCGTGCAGATTGCTGTGACTGATTTTGCGGCGCGAAATTCCACTCCGCCTAATTCGCTTTTTGATTTAGTGCCTGCATATTTTGATAAAGTTCCCGATAACCCGGAAACGAAGAAGCCATTTATTTATGAGCGAAATGGGGCTGACTACATGCTAAGGGCTAGCGATGAACCCGTGCAGCTAGCGTTGACCAGTGAGGATGGTGAAGGCCAAGAGCAGCAGACGGCCTCTATAGTGGCTAATGATGCTACAAGCGCTGCGGCGCAAGGGATGGACGATTTTGTTAATCCCAACACGCTAGAGGAGGAGGACTTTGTGTACGATCCTAGCAAACTGCGAGATCCCTTCGTGCCCTTTGATTTTTCGCCGAAAGCCAATGCGGATGAAAGCTTAACCCCACTAGAGCGATACAGCTTAGATCAACTGCGCCTGACTGCTGTAATCAGCGACTCACAAGGGCGCTTGTCTGCGATTGTGGAGGATTCTACCGGGCGAGGTTATACCGTAGGGAACAGCACCAAGATAGGCGATAGTGGCGGGGTAATTGTCAGCGTGGAAAAAGATCATCTTAAAATTCTTCAGACCAAAGTGGATTTTACTGGCAATGAAACTCAAGAAGTAATCGAGATGAAAATAGCTACTAGCACTGGCAGCGACGAAAAGGACAAATCTAAGCAAAATGCTAGAAGAGGGAACGCTGCTCGACGAGCCAAGTAG
- a CDS encoding exosortase/archaeosortase family protein, with protein sequence MIFRANAIKISSPHKRPLPKYLGLLALAILFLQLYLPTLTEIALICLRDDNYSHGLLLPFLSIWIICNARLKINALTSSRELEDKPTTIPISGIFLLLAGLAVFIFGRQTQLLFLLWLSFFPTLIGTLYLILGRDVARLLAPAICINFLAKPLPDILAQRIFNSSQTLAARASAVVLDVSGVPVFLKGNVIAIPGMDLLVEEACSGMRSVLALITVAIVIIVLKNARHITKLITLLLAVLLAVIFNIVRVAGTGLMAYFVSPSIAQGFLHSFSGAIAFLLGFAVLYVVVSKLDAKNANVASII encoded by the coding sequence ATGATTTTTAGAGCAAACGCCATTAAGATAAGCAGTCCGCACAAACGCCCTCTCCCCAAGTATTTGGGACTACTTGCACTAGCCATTTTGTTTTTGCAGCTATACCTGCCGACTCTAACTGAGATAGCCTTAATTTGTTTACGAGATGACAATTACTCACACGGACTCTTGCTGCCGTTTCTATCGATTTGGATAATTTGTAACGCTAGATTAAAAATAAACGCGTTAACTAGCTCTAGAGAGTTAGAGGACAAACCGACAACCATACCCATATCGGGCATCTTCTTATTACTTGCTGGTTTGGCAGTGTTTATTTTTGGCAGACAGACGCAGTTATTATTTTTGCTATGGCTGTCTTTTTTCCCTACTTTAATTGGCACTCTCTACCTAATCCTTGGACGAGATGTCGCAAGATTACTTGCTCCAGCGATTTGCATAAACTTCCTTGCTAAACCCCTGCCTGACATCCTTGCACAGAGAATATTTAATAGCTCTCAAACTCTAGCTGCACGAGCAAGCGCAGTAGTCCTCGACGTTAGTGGCGTACCTGTATTCTTAAAAGGCAACGTAATTGCAATTCCCGGCATGGACTTACTCGTTGAAGAGGCCTGTAGTGGAATGCGTTCGGTTCTCGCCCTAATAACCGTCGCCATAGTAATTATCGTATTAAAAAATGCTCGCCACATAACAAAGCTTATTACTCTGCTGCTAGCCGTTCTACTGGCAGTGATATTTAATATCGTTAGAGTCGCTGGCACGGGGTTAATGGCTTATTTCGTTAGCCCTAGTATCGCCCAAGGTTTTTTGCACAGCTTTTCCGGAGCAATAGCTTTTTTATTAGGCTTCGCAGTTCTCTACGTTGTAGTTTCTAAATTAGACGCCAAAAATGCCAATGTCGCTAGCATTATCTAG
- the rpmF gene encoding 50S ribosomal protein L32, with the protein MQVPKRKTSKSKRNMRRAHDGLVPSGYVLCSKCQEPKLRHHICPECGQYRGRQMVELPSGE; encoded by the coding sequence ATGCAAGTTCCAAAGAGAAAAACATCGAAGTCAAAGCGCAATATGAGGCGGGCACACGACGGATTAGTTCCTAGTGGCTATGTATTATGCAGCAAGTGTCAGGAACCCAAACTAAGGCATCACATTTGTCCCGAATGTGGTCAGTACAGAGGACGCCAGATGGTCGAGCTTCCAAGCGGCGAGTGA
- a CDS encoding type II secretion system protein — MGSQLVNDKNTKAKQIGIGEGGFTLIELIIVFSIIGILASMAVTAFYVYREDVEYAKVEADLRNARLAASAFEFEDDSLPAGFSVPLTFSATDGSPLAGNLATILPGGSVSPDVMLGASYDACDATSHPFDLNSRILSLPCRADRYAFYVKFCGGFNIYIPNIALPGGIC, encoded by the coding sequence ATGGGTAGCCAGTTAGTAAATGATAAAAACACCAAGGCGAAACAAATAGGCATTGGCGAAGGTGGTTTCACGTTGATTGAACTAATTATTGTGTTTTCAATAATTGGCATTTTGGCTTCCATGGCGGTTACAGCGTTTTATGTCTATAGAGAGGACGTCGAATACGCCAAGGTGGAAGCGGATTTAAGAAATGCTCGATTGGCAGCTTCTGCTTTTGAGTTTGAGGACGACAGTCTCCCAGCCGGCTTTTCTGTGCCTTTAACTTTTTCCGCTACAGATGGTAGCCCTTTAGCGGGTAATTTGGCTACTATTTTGCCTGGAGGTTCAGTTTCACCAGACGTAATGCTAGGCGCAAGCTACGATGCCTGTGACGCGACTAGCCATCCGTTTGATTTGAATTCCCGCATATTGTCGCTACCTTGTAGAGCGGATAGATATGCCTTTTATGTGAAGTTTTGCGGTGGTTTTAATATATATATTCCCAACATAGCGCTTCCTGGCGGAATTTGTTAA
- a CDS encoding DUF177 domain-containing protein, giving the protein MIIKTSQIPTQGLEISFELDKTVLNQRVAQETDNSASSKSARELKYNYSFRCDPKVNILVTIEGTTVFLRGNVKSEFSALCGRCAEDVSRELRVNIDLMLKRVSEETEIGQRRESDAIADLNVDYYAGDEFDCEPIVEELLVLALPFVVVCKDECKGLCSSCGANLNLGQCNCKTDQNTDNPFRAIKLNK; this is encoded by the coding sequence ATGATTATTAAAACATCGCAAATACCTACGCAGGGGCTGGAAATATCCTTTGAGCTGGATAAAACAGTGTTAAATCAGCGAGTTGCCCAGGAAACTGATAACTCGGCGAGTTCCAAGTCAGCACGTGAGCTTAAGTATAATTATTCTTTCCGCTGTGACCCTAAGGTTAATATTTTGGTAACTATAGAGGGGACAACGGTTTTTTTGCGCGGCAATGTTAAGTCTGAGTTCAGCGCCTTATGCGGCCGCTGTGCGGAGGACGTGTCGCGAGAATTGAGAGTCAATATCGACCTCATGCTTAAGCGCGTTAGCGAAGAGACCGAAATCGGACAACGTCGCGAGAGCGATGCTATTGCCGATCTAAATGTGGACTATTACGCGGGGGATGAATTCGATTGCGAACCAATAGTCGAGGAGCTCCTGGTGTTGGCCCTGCCGTTTGTAGTCGTGTGCAAAGATGAATGCAAAGGCTTGTGCTCAAGTTGTGGGGCAAATTTAAACCTAGGGCAGTGTAACTGCAAAACCGACCAAAATACTGATAATCCCTTTAGGGCAATAAAATTGAATAAATAG
- a CDS encoding universal stress protein translates to MKNILVATDFSEESKEAFYFAKEQALLAGKDVGRIHMMFVLQDLPARDEFDIWSSKFSKESIPSFVDEAQLQATQRIKELCHENFNGFNVETAIVRTHDSVAAEIAAYASSHNCNLVVVTSHGRTGIKKILLGSVASELLPRVTCPALVVPVGALKRAKEKRDLNARKHIIVTTDFSEKSLSSFEVAKEQLNVASDVKPQLTLLHVLEDVTRATYHFSLGGDLKQIKIDMKEKCLEELNKLRDKHFAGLAVNTSVIDGIEPTYVEIAAYSRTHHVDMIIMSRHGRTGFSKMFVGSNTAKILPNAHCPVLIVP, encoded by the coding sequence GTGAAAAATATTCTCGTAGCAACTGACTTTTCAGAAGAGTCAAAGGAAGCCTTTTATTTTGCAAAGGAGCAGGCACTTTTGGCGGGGAAGGATGTAGGTCGGATTCACATGATGTTTGTTTTACAGGATCTGCCGGCAAGAGATGAGTTCGATATTTGGAGCTCTAAATTTAGCAAAGAGTCAATTCCATCTTTTGTAGATGAGGCTCAACTACAGGCTACTCAGCGGATTAAAGAATTGTGCCATGAGAATTTTAACGGATTTAATGTCGAAACGGCTATTGTGAGAACCCATGATTCAGTAGCGGCAGAAATAGCTGCCTATGCGAGTAGTCATAACTGCAATTTGGTGGTGGTAACAAGTCATGGCAGAACGGGAATCAAAAAAATTCTATTGGGCAGCGTTGCCAGTGAATTATTGCCTAGAGTTACGTGCCCCGCGCTCGTCGTTCCCGTGGGGGCGCTAAAGAGGGCGAAAGAAAAAAGAGACCTAAATGCCAGGAAGCATATTATCGTAACTACCGATTTTTCTGAGAAGTCACTGAGCTCATTTGAGGTCGCAAAGGAGCAGTTAAATGTTGCTAGCGACGTTAAGCCACAACTAACACTCTTACATGTATTGGAGGACGTGACGCGAGCCACGTATCATTTTTCTCTGGGGGGCGATCTTAAGCAAATTAAGATTGATATGAAAGAAAAGTGCTTGGAGGAACTAAACAAGCTAAGAGATAAGCACTTTGCAGGACTAGCGGTTAATACAAGTGTTATCGATGGCATTGAGCCCACTTATGTCGAGATAGCTGCGTATTCTCGCACTCATCATGTCGACATGATAATAATGTCGCGCCATGGCCGGACGGGGTTCTCAAAAATGTTTGTGGGAAGTAACACAGCAAAAATTCTGCCCAATGCTCATTGTCCGGTATTGATAGTGCCTTAA